In the Polyangiaceae bacterium genome, one interval contains:
- a CDS encoding SDR family oxidoreductase → MKDQVIVITGASAGIGAALAKLVAARGARPVLVARREKELSEVAANCGPNAVVVQADVTRRADVDRVVATTLERCGQLDVWVNNAGRGITRPVSALTDEDVDEMVLVNVKSALYGMQAVLPHFKQRGRGHIINVSSMLGRVPFAHFRSAYSASKHALNSLTANLRMELQAEYPGIQVSSVHPGVVATGFGLSALHGGVDSRKFPGAQSAEEVAEVIAGTIESRRADVYTRPGAQQMVVAYYAHDDMGQAEREPPFNFTPPK, encoded by the coding sequence ATGAAGGATCAGGTGATCGTGATCACGGGTGCAAGCGCAGGAATTGGCGCTGCGCTGGCGAAGTTGGTGGCCGCGCGGGGAGCGCGTCCGGTGCTGGTCGCGCGTCGCGAGAAAGAGCTGAGTGAAGTCGCGGCGAACTGCGGTCCCAACGCAGTCGTGGTTCAGGCCGATGTCACGCGTCGCGCGGATGTCGATCGGGTCGTGGCCACGACGCTGGAGCGCTGCGGACAGCTCGACGTCTGGGTCAACAACGCAGGGCGCGGCATCACACGTCCCGTGTCCGCACTCACGGATGAGGATGTGGACGAGATGGTGCTGGTCAACGTCAAGTCTGCGCTCTACGGCATGCAAGCCGTCCTGCCGCACTTCAAACAGCGCGGTCGCGGCCACATCATCAATGTGTCGTCCATGCTCGGTCGCGTGCCCTTCGCGCACTTTCGCTCGGCCTACTCGGCGTCGAAGCACGCCCTGAACTCGCTCACCGCCAATCTGCGCATGGAGCTGCAAGCGGAGTACCCGGGGATCCAAGTTTCCTCGGTGCACCCGGGCGTCGTGGCTACCGGGTTCGGCCTGTCCGCCCTGCACGGAGGTGTGGATTCGCGGAAATTCCCCGGCGCTCAGAGCGCCGAGGAGGTGGCCGAGGTCATCGCGGGAACCATCGAGTCTCGTCGCGCCGATGTCTACACGCGACCAGGGGCGCAGCAGATGGTCGTCGCCTACTACGCCCACGACGACATGGGCCAAGCAGAGCGCGAGCCCCCCTTCAACTTCACGCCGCCCAAGTAG
- the lspA gene encoding signal peptidase II — translation MRPLGWLGFTLLLSGVVSCDHATKHLATQRLDEPVALVPGVLDLTYARNTDTAFSLIGERLPDAARWWLLTGLSTLVTIALIVVVARRFRQATTLERVLGALILGGAVGNVTDRLLRGHVVDFIHLHHWPVFNVADVAICAGILLFLVAHRPQRAPPTAAAS, via the coding sequence ATGAGACCCCTGGGATGGCTTGGGTTCACCCTGCTATTGAGCGGGGTGGTCAGTTGCGATCACGCAACCAAGCACCTCGCCACTCAGCGACTCGATGAGCCCGTTGCCCTCGTTCCGGGCGTGCTGGATCTGACCTACGCGCGCAACACGGACACGGCTTTCTCGCTGATCGGAGAGCGGCTGCCCGATGCCGCCCGCTGGTGGCTCCTGACCGGGCTCTCCACTCTGGTGACGATCGCGCTGATCGTCGTCGTCGCGCGGCGGTTTCGTCAGGCGACGACCCTGGAACGCGTTCTGGGTGCACTGATCCTGGGCGGCGCCGTCGGCAACGTGACGGATCGGCTGCTGCGCGGCCACGTCGTGGATTTCATCCATCTGCACCACTGGCCCGTATTCAACGTCGCCGACGTCGCCATCTGTGCCGGCATCTTGCTCTTTCTCGTAGCCCACCGCCCCCAGCGCGCGCCGCCCACCGCCGCGGCGAGCTGA
- a CDS encoding alpha/beta fold hydrolase produces MQMRRYWPKAGDWTLDVRRYQEPDRVDRTLRPILLIPGYCMNTTPLTFHPSGPSLIEFLTERGFEVWTANLRGQGDSHSKRNANSSGFRDLALVDLPTALSQVRAATESERDRVDLIGCSLGGTYIYAYLAHHPQTPDVGSVVGMGAPLRWPEPHALLRTLFASPAFASRLRVSGTRRMAALALPLARRFPKMLSMYMNTEIVDLSGLDTLLATVEDPIAKLNGEIARWVQSQELVVSGVKVREALRGVRRPYLCIAANRDGIVPLQSAQSAVDAFADSEALVVGDDETWFAHADLFVSRPAQERVFTPLARWLKSRA; encoded by the coding sequence ATGCAGATGCGCCGATACTGGCCGAAGGCGGGGGACTGGACGCTGGACGTGCGCCGCTACCAGGAGCCCGATCGGGTCGACCGCACGCTGCGCCCGATCCTACTGATTCCGGGCTATTGCATGAACACCACGCCGCTGACCTTTCACCCCAGCGGCCCATCCTTGATCGAGTTTCTCACCGAGCGCGGCTTCGAGGTGTGGACAGCGAACTTGCGCGGCCAGGGAGACTCCCACTCCAAGCGCAACGCCAACTCCTCCGGCTTTCGTGATCTCGCGTTGGTGGACTTGCCTACTGCGCTATCGCAGGTGCGCGCGGCAACCGAGAGCGAACGCGACCGCGTGGACTTGATCGGCTGCAGCTTGGGCGGGACCTACATCTATGCCTACCTCGCTCATCATCCGCAGACGCCGGACGTGGGCTCCGTGGTGGGCATGGGCGCGCCCCTGCGCTGGCCCGAGCCCCACGCGCTGCTGCGCACGCTGTTTGCGTCCCCGGCCTTCGCGAGCCGCTTGCGTGTCTCGGGTACGCGGCGCATGGCCGCCCTCGCGCTACCGCTGGCGCGGCGCTTTCCCAAGATGCTGTCCATGTACATGAACACGGAGATCGTCGATCTCTCCGGCCTCGACACGTTGCTGGCCACGGTGGAAGATCCCATCGCCAAGCTCAACGGAGAGATCGCGCGTTGGGTGCAGAGTCAAGAACTGGTCGTCTCGGGCGTGAAGGTGCGGGAGGCGCTGCGCGGCGTTCGACGTCCGTACTTGTGCATCGCTGCCAACCGCGACGGCATCGTGCCGCTTCAGTCCGCCCAGAGCGCCGTGGATGCCTTTGCGGACAGCGAAGCCCTCGTCGTGGGGGACGACGAGACCTGGTTTGCCCACGCGGATTTGTTCGTCAGCCGTCCGGCGCAAGAGCGAGTCTTCACGCCGCTGGCGCGTTGGCTGAAGAGTCGCGCCTAG
- a CDS encoding response regulator transcription factor: MAHRSRDERSPRAVAVVGVIGHGPLLDKEDGAVAVLRQLGAEVRAQDLWDDPTALIEDGASLRVLLFEALDRPDLGFAALRALRKERVFDSVGTLLAVTVSQLGRVEPSSGFDDFVLHPYVPAELYARIRALEWKTSEFATEERHKVGSLVVDRAAHEVTVDGKPVSLTAKEFALLVYLCERRGRVMSREHLLANVWGNRYEGGARTVDIHVRRLRAKLGDALPLETLRGSGYKLRSPGD, from the coding sequence GTGGCACACAGATCTCGTGACGAGCGCAGCCCTCGCGCCGTAGCCGTCGTGGGGGTCATCGGCCATGGGCCGCTTCTCGACAAGGAAGACGGGGCCGTTGCGGTGTTGCGTCAGTTGGGCGCGGAGGTGCGAGCTCAGGACTTGTGGGACGATCCCACGGCGCTGATTGAAGACGGCGCCAGTTTGCGCGTGCTCTTGTTCGAGGCACTGGATCGCCCGGACTTGGGCTTCGCGGCGCTGCGCGCCCTGCGCAAGGAGCGCGTGTTCGACTCGGTGGGCACGCTACTCGCCGTCACGGTCTCGCAGTTGGGGCGCGTCGAACCCAGCAGCGGCTTCGACGACTTCGTGCTCCACCCTTATGTGCCCGCCGAGCTCTACGCTCGCATTCGCGCCCTGGAGTGGAAGACCAGCGAGTTCGCTACGGAAGAGCGCCACAAGGTGGGGAGCTTGGTCGTCGATCGCGCAGCCCACGAGGTGACCGTCGACGGCAAGCCCGTGTCTCTCACCGCGAAGGAGTTCGCGCTACTGGTCTACCTCTGCGAGCGCCGCGGCCGCGTGATGTCGCGCGAGCACTTGCTCGCCAACGTGTGGGGCAACCGCTACGAGGGCGGCGCGCGCACCGTGGACATCCACGTGCGTCGCCTGCGCGCCAAGCTGGGCGACGCTCTTCCTCTCGAGACACTTCGCGGCAGCGGCTACAAGCTGCGCTCTCCCGGCGACTAG
- a CDS encoding metallopeptidase TldD-related protein, which translates to MSHPSARYRAPFAPGGPSAIDPATCQKLLGVALSRGGDYADLYFEYRAAASMMFEEGITRSASRGVSLGLGVRVQRGDATGYAYVEDLTWEAMKRAAETAARIAESGGGTAPVELRAMVLPERYDLDQLTIDVAGPDKRALLERASRAALAHDKRIVKADSSFAEEVREILVATSDGHFAHDVQPLMRFGVSAIAQDGEKRESGRSGGGGRMTLGYFEGKSPEWHAERAARQALTLLDARPAPAGQLEVVLSPGDSGILLHEAVGHGLEADFNRKGTSNYTGRVGEPVASELCTVVDDPTFAQSRGSINVDDEGIEPQSSTLIENGILRGYMQDRLSARHFKTDPSGNGRRESFRCAPMPRMTNTILLAGPHDPEEILKSVKRGVYAKTFGGGQVDISNGDFVFSLVESYLIEDGKLTAPLKGVNLIGNGPETLTEVTMLGNDTELSDGIWTCGKDGQSVPVGVGCPTIKIDKITVGGTQIS; encoded by the coding sequence ATGAGTCACCCCAGTGCACGTTATCGAGCACCCTTCGCCCCCGGTGGACCGAGCGCGATCGACCCTGCGACTTGCCAGAAGTTGCTCGGGGTCGCGCTGTCACGCGGAGGCGACTACGCCGACCTCTACTTCGAGTATCGCGCCGCCGCCTCGATGATGTTCGAAGAGGGCATCACCCGCAGCGCTTCGCGCGGTGTGTCGCTGGGCTTGGGTGTGCGCGTGCAGCGCGGAGACGCCACGGGCTACGCCTACGTCGAAGATCTGACGTGGGAAGCCATGAAGCGCGCCGCCGAGACCGCCGCGCGCATCGCCGAGAGCGGAGGCGGCACTGCGCCCGTCGAGCTACGCGCCATGGTGCTGCCGGAACGCTACGACCTGGACCAGCTGACCATCGACGTTGCTGGTCCCGATAAGCGCGCATTGTTGGAGCGCGCGAGCCGAGCCGCCCTTGCCCACGACAAGCGCATCGTGAAGGCGGACTCGAGCTTCGCCGAAGAAGTGCGCGAGATCTTGGTGGCGACCAGCGACGGACATTTTGCCCACGACGTACAGCCCCTGATGCGCTTTGGTGTCTCCGCCATCGCCCAGGACGGCGAGAAGCGCGAATCCGGACGCAGCGGCGGCGGTGGGCGCATGACCCTGGGCTACTTCGAGGGCAAGTCTCCCGAATGGCACGCCGAGCGAGCCGCGCGCCAGGCGCTCACCCTGCTCGATGCGCGGCCTGCGCCCGCCGGCCAACTCGAGGTCGTGCTGTCGCCCGGCGACAGCGGGATCTTGCTACACGAGGCCGTCGGTCATGGTCTCGAGGCGGACTTCAATCGCAAAGGCACGAGCAACTACACGGGCCGCGTCGGCGAGCCTGTGGCCAGCGAACTCTGCACCGTAGTCGACGACCCAACCTTCGCGCAGAGTCGCGGCTCGATCAACGTGGACGACGAAGGCATCGAGCCTCAGTCCAGCACCTTGATCGAAAACGGCATCCTGCGTGGCTACATGCAGGACCGCCTCTCTGCTCGCCACTTCAAGACCGACCCCAGCGGCAACGGCCGCCGCGAGAGCTTCCGCTGCGCGCCGATGCCGCGCATGACGAACACGATCTTGCTCGCCGGGCCCCACGACCCCGAAGAGATTCTGAAGAGCGTCAAGCGCGGCGTGTACGCCAAGACCTTTGGCGGCGGTCAGGTCGACATTTCCAATGGGGACTTCGTGTTCTCCCTGGTCGAGAGCTACCTGATCGAGGACGGCAAGCTCACCGCGCCATTGAAGGGCGTGAACCTGATCGGCAACGGTCCCGAAACCCTGACGGAAGTCACGATGCTGGGCAACGACACCGAGCTCTCCGACGGCATCTGGACCTGTGGCAAAGACGGCCAATCCGTCCCGGTGGGCGTTGGCTGTCCCACCATCAAGATCGACAAGATCACCGTCGGTGGCACACAGATCTCGTGA
- a CDS encoding CopD family protein, with translation MSLQTILLWLHVTGNLFWMGSITAVALVLRQSGAKELRRDLALALYRRLAVPAFLTSFVAGVAMIAMNASHFLVQSRWMHPKLTFALVVIVLHHVIGARAKRLASDEPVAAVTPLAGALVICAVAAAFFAVVKPF, from the coding sequence ATGTCGCTCCAAACCATCCTGCTGTGGCTGCACGTCACCGGAAATCTCTTCTGGATGGGCAGTATCACTGCTGTGGCGTTGGTTCTGAGACAGTCCGGCGCCAAAGAGCTGCGGCGCGATCTGGCCCTGGCCCTGTATCGCCGCCTGGCCGTTCCCGCTTTCCTGACGTCCTTCGTGGCCGGGGTGGCCATGATCGCGATGAACGCCTCACACTTTCTCGTGCAGTCTCGCTGGATGCACCCGAAGCTCACCTTCGCGCTCGTGGTCATCGTCCTGCACCACGTGATCGGGGCGCGCGCGAAACGCCTGGCCTCGGACGAGCCCGTGGCGGCGGTGACCCCCTTGGCCGGAGCGCTGGTCATCTGTGCGGTAGCCGCCGCGTTCTTCGCTGTAGTGAAGCCGTTTTGA
- a CDS encoding tetratricopeptide repeat protein codes for MSERERILQSAQKWVEKKRYDRAIEDYQKIVASDPNDARTLLKIGDLQARMQAYPDAIATYDSVGNYYASQGFALKAIAVYKQIRELIRKHAPDLADRYAHIVPRLAEIYTQLGLTSDALQAYDEVATTYQRTGRERDAIEVFRRMVELDGTNPLPHLRLGEACCRVQSLDDAVEAFWTAAELLLKLGRQDDALKVIERILHFKADPKFARMAAELYLARGGREDGMQALAKLQVCFQANPKDLDTLALLAQAFTLIDQPDKSIEVYKEMARIAREGGRHDLFDELLTHLNQVAPHDEGVRSLSQGAPAPVPQRDRSVSAVHVDDAEVEIIEEEPVDITGEEPFELNRQSHPGFRGPQASSPDVVVVDDSLQVAEELIYSEDAEAREHAKKAVVDAESFRRLRLYSKAIEVLHIALEVDPRSIAAREKLREILIESGDRDNAIGESITLASLYLEQADHSRAELMLYEVLEAEPDHPAALQMLGHMGGDTTQAGMEWGAEASTYEAANYDPQAYDQQAYNQRGYENQGYGNQGYENQGYDAQSGYDAQANSAQGYEYQERASGEGYENDEHVAYAEYEYDATATQVGFTEPEFVGEGYDGYDPQAPLPSYDLEEVSASSAMTSTEPFADQGVDPFADASVDEPFADQPLPSFPLGLDYESSPLAAAEPPVAEAAPAPSPAASTEPTATDSLAVEEALEEAEFFVARGLYEDARAIVSDQLSRTPSHPLLLERLREIENILAAAGESRTIDRSQLEAGQQLPHDSESEEDRAFDIAASLEALDQLEQAAPVETIQSTSHDVDVDQVFEKFKQGVRAQVAEADSATHYDLGVAYKEMGLLMDAINEFQLAARDTSRECMCHAMIGMIRLERGELDDAARAYVAALEASQKTVEQEMALYYDLGNVYEMKSSPKEALYYFQKIARRDPGYRDVSDRIATLAPDEAPQPAQKAANGDEDFDAVFDDLFESK; via the coding sequence GTGTCAGAACGCGAGCGAATCCTCCAGTCCGCCCAGAAGTGGGTCGAGAAGAAGCGGTACGACCGGGCAATAGAGGACTATCAGAAGATCGTCGCTAGCGATCCGAACGACGCGCGGACGCTGCTCAAGATCGGTGACCTGCAAGCGCGCATGCAGGCCTATCCCGACGCCATCGCAACCTACGACTCGGTGGGTAACTACTACGCGAGTCAGGGCTTCGCGCTGAAGGCCATCGCCGTCTACAAGCAGATCCGCGAGCTGATCCGCAAGCACGCGCCGGACCTGGCAGATCGCTACGCCCACATCGTGCCGCGGCTGGCCGAGATCTACACGCAGCTGGGTCTGACTAGTGACGCCCTGCAGGCCTACGACGAAGTCGCCACCACGTATCAGCGCACGGGGCGTGAGCGGGACGCGATCGAAGTGTTCCGCAGGATGGTGGAGCTGGACGGCACGAATCCCCTGCCCCACCTGCGCTTGGGTGAAGCGTGCTGTCGCGTGCAGTCCCTGGACGACGCCGTCGAGGCCTTCTGGACCGCGGCCGAGCTGCTGCTGAAGCTGGGGCGACAAGACGACGCGCTCAAGGTCATCGAGCGCATCCTGCACTTCAAGGCGGATCCGAAGTTCGCGCGCATGGCCGCCGAGCTGTACCTGGCTCGCGGCGGCCGCGAAGACGGCATGCAGGCGCTGGCCAAGCTGCAAGTCTGCTTCCAGGCAAACCCCAAGGACCTCGACACTTTGGCGCTCTTGGCTCAGGCCTTCACGCTGATTGATCAGCCCGACAAGAGCATCGAGGTCTACAAGGAAATGGCCCGGATCGCCCGTGAAGGCGGCCGCCACGACTTGTTCGACGAGCTGCTCACGCACCTGAATCAGGTTGCTCCCCACGACGAAGGCGTGCGCTCGCTATCCCAAGGCGCGCCGGCGCCCGTGCCGCAGCGCGACCGCTCCGTCTCCGCGGTGCATGTGGACGACGCAGAAGTCGAAATCATCGAAGAGGAGCCCGTCGACATCACCGGCGAAGAGCCCTTCGAACTCAACCGCCAAAGTCATCCCGGCTTCCGTGGCCCACAAGCGAGTTCGCCAGATGTCGTCGTCGTCGACGACAGTCTGCAGGTCGCTGAGGAGCTGATCTACAGCGAGGATGCCGAGGCGCGCGAGCACGCCAAGAAGGCCGTGGTCGACGCCGAGTCTTTCCGGCGTTTGCGACTCTACTCGAAGGCGATCGAGGTGCTGCACATCGCACTGGAAGTGGATCCGCGCTCGATTGCAGCCCGGGAAAAGCTGCGAGAGATCTTGATCGAGAGCGGCGACCGCGACAACGCCATCGGCGAGTCCATTACTCTCGCGTCGCTGTACCTGGAACAAGCGGACCACTCGCGCGCCGAGTTGATGCTGTACGAAGTGCTGGAGGCGGAACCCGACCACCCCGCCGCGCTACAGATGCTGGGTCACATGGGCGGCGACACCACCCAGGCCGGCATGGAATGGGGCGCCGAAGCTAGCACCTACGAAGCCGCCAACTACGATCCTCAAGCCTACGATCAGCAAGCCTACAACCAGCGCGGCTACGAGAACCAAGGCTACGGGAACCAGGGCTACGAGAACCAAGGCTACGACGCCCAGTCGGGCTACGATGCCCAGGCCAACTCTGCCCAAGGATACGAGTACCAGGAGCGCGCCTCGGGCGAAGGCTACGAGAACGACGAGCACGTTGCCTACGCGGAGTACGAATACGACGCTACAGCGACGCAGGTTGGCTTCACGGAGCCCGAGTTCGTGGGCGAAGGCTACGACGGCTACGATCCGCAAGCGCCGCTGCCTTCCTACGACTTGGAAGAGGTCAGCGCGTCGAGCGCGATGACGAGCACGGAGCCCTTTGCAGACCAGGGCGTGGATCCTTTCGCCGACGCGAGCGTGGACGAGCCCTTCGCGGACCAACCGCTGCCGTCCTTCCCGCTCGGCCTGGACTACGAGAGCTCTCCACTCGCGGCCGCAGAACCGCCGGTGGCCGAAGCTGCCCCCGCGCCGAGCCCGGCGGCTTCGACGGAGCCCACTGCCACGGACAGCTTGGCAGTGGAAGAAGCGCTGGAAGAGGCGGAGTTCTTCGTGGCGCGCGGCCTGTACGAGGATGCTCGCGCCATCGTCAGCGATCAGCTGTCGCGAACACCGAGCCACCCGCTGCTACTCGAACGTCTACGAGAGATCGAGAACATTCTCGCGGCAGCGGGAGAGAGTCGCACCATCGACCGCTCGCAGCTGGAAGCAGGACAGCAGCTGCCCCACGACAGCGAGAGCGAAGAGGATCGAGCCTTCGACATCGCCGCCAGCCTGGAAGCTTTGGACCAGCTGGAACAGGCCGCGCCGGTCGAAACGATTCAGTCCACCAGCCACGACGTGGACGTCGATCAGGTTTTCGAGAAATTCAAGCAGGGCGTCCGCGCGCAAGTCGCGGAGGCGGATAGCGCAACGCACTACGACTTGGGTGTCGCGTACAAGGAGATGGGCTTGTTGATGGACGCCATCAACGAGTTCCAACTCGCCGCCAGGGACACGAGCCGAGAGTGCATGTGCCACGCGATGATCGGCATGATTCGCTTGGAGCGCGGCGAGCTCGACGACGCTGCGCGGGCCTACGTCGCCGCCCTTGAAGCGAGCCAAAAGACGGTGGAGCAGGAGATGGCGCTCTACTACGACCTGGGCAACGTCTACGAAATGAAGAGCAGCCCGAAAGAGGCGCTGTACTACTTCCAGAAGATCGCGCGGCGCGATCCCGGCTATCGCGACGTCAGTGACCGCATCGCGACCCTCGCCCCCGACGAAGCACCCCAACCCGCGCAAAAAGCGGCCAACGGCGACGAAGACTTCGACGCCGTCTTCGACGACCTGTTCGAGTCGAAGTAG
- the lpxA gene encoding acyl-ACP--UDP-N-acetylglucosamine O-acyltransferase gives MAQVHPTAVVAPKAELADDVSIGPFCYVGPGVTLGRGTCLLSHATVLGPTRMGEGNQVFPYATLGAAPQDKSHQGEPTRLEIGDRNVFREQVTVHRGTLKGSCLTRIGNDSWFLVASHVAHDCVVGDGVVLTNATALGGHVTVGDSAVCGGMVVIAPFCRIGRAAFIAGGACVERDVPPFVIAAGDRARVRALNTVGLTRLGVSPAARRALQRAFRLLYRGGIPLRVALAQLRAEPDPEPLVQELLTFLEACP, from the coding sequence GTGGCGCAGGTTCACCCGACGGCAGTCGTAGCACCCAAGGCCGAGCTGGCCGACGACGTGAGCATCGGTCCATTCTGCTACGTGGGGCCCGGCGTCACCCTCGGTCGTGGAACGTGCCTGCTGTCTCACGCGACCGTGCTGGGCCCTACGCGCATGGGCGAGGGCAACCAAGTGTTCCCCTACGCCACCCTGGGGGCAGCGCCTCAGGACAAGTCCCACCAGGGCGAGCCGACGCGACTGGAGATCGGCGATCGCAACGTCTTTCGCGAACAGGTGACCGTGCACCGCGGCACGCTGAAGGGCAGCTGCCTGACGCGCATTGGCAACGATTCTTGGTTCTTGGTGGCGAGCCACGTGGCGCACGATTGCGTCGTGGGTGACGGTGTGGTGCTCACCAACGCGACGGCGCTCGGTGGACACGTGACCGTGGGCGACAGCGCCGTCTGCGGTGGAATGGTCGTGATCGCGCCCTTCTGTCGCATCGGGCGCGCCGCGTTCATCGCCGGCGGCGCGTGCGTCGAGCGCGACGTGCCGCCCTTCGTCATTGCCGCAGGAGACCGCGCGCGCGTGCGCGCCCTCAACACCGTGGGACTCACCCGTCTTGGCGTCAGCCCTGCCGCGCGTCGTGCGTTGCAACGCGCCTTCCGCCTCTTGTACCGCGGCGGAATCCCGCTTCGCGTCGCGCTGGCGCAGCTACGCGCAGAGCCGGACCCCGAGCCCCTGGTGCAAGAGCTCCTGACCTTCCTCGAAGCCTGCCCCTAG
- the fabZ gene encoding 3-hydroxyacyl-ACP dehydratase FabZ, translating into MSDSPVKLDIQAILEILPHRYPFVLVDRVTNIKAGEHIDGIKMVSHNEPWVIGHFPGRPIMPGVLIIEALAQIGGILAYASDPVDPRSHLMYFLGIDKAKFRHTVTPGDRLDLHVEVVQHRTNVWKFRGEATVDGTLCAQGEMLASIVARQG; encoded by the coding sequence ATGAGCGACAGCCCCGTCAAGTTGGATATCCAAGCGATCCTGGAGATTCTCCCCCATCGCTATCCCTTCGTGCTCGTGGACCGGGTCACCAACATCAAGGCCGGCGAACACATCGATGGCATCAAGATGGTCAGCCACAACGAGCCCTGGGTCATCGGTCACTTTCCGGGCCGCCCGATCATGCCCGGCGTTCTGATCATCGAAGCGCTGGCGCAGATTGGTGGCATCCTGGCCTACGCCTCGGACCCCGTCGATCCCCGCAGTCACTTGATGTACTTCCTCGGCATCGACAAGGCGAAGTTCCGCCACACCGTCACGCCAGGAGACCGCCTCGACCTGCACGTGGAAGTGGTGCAGCACCGCACGAACGTGTGGAAGTTCCGCGGCGAGGCCACGGTGGATGGAACTCTATGCGCGCAGGGCGAAATGCTGGCGTCCATCGTTGCCCGCCAGGGGTGA
- a CDS encoding UDP-3-O-(3-hydroxymyristoyl)glucosamine N-acyltransferase codes for MSGVKLHAALDGDALCERFGCRWRSRASTIEVARIAEPNADARERDLVIVGAARALVPSAAVALCTPELAPRWPSERCLVHPQPTWVMAMLLAEAESTASPEPARIAASAVVHASAVVYPGATVGEQARVEAGAVIYGGAWLGREVRVGAGCVIGRPGFGFVPGPSGELVRMPQLGGVVLEADVELGPLCTVDAGTLAATRIGRGSKLDAHVHVGHNVRLGEHCLVAAQVGFAGSVELGNGVQVGGQAGFKDHVRVGDGARIAAQSGVIGDIPPGAVVAGFPAVDKTRFMRAMARVLRHVRSQ; via the coding sequence GTGAGCGGTGTGAAGCTACACGCGGCGCTTGATGGCGACGCGTTGTGTGAACGCTTCGGTTGTCGCTGGCGAAGCCGCGCGTCGACAATCGAAGTCGCTCGCATCGCTGAACCGAACGCCGACGCACGGGAGCGCGATCTAGTGATCGTCGGTGCTGCTCGCGCGCTCGTGCCATCTGCGGCCGTCGCCCTGTGCACGCCGGAGCTGGCGCCGCGTTGGCCCAGCGAACGATGCCTGGTGCATCCGCAGCCCACGTGGGTGATGGCGATGCTGCTGGCCGAGGCGGAGTCCACCGCTTCGCCCGAGCCCGCCCGCATCGCAGCGAGCGCCGTCGTGCATGCCAGCGCGGTGGTGTACCCCGGGGCGACGGTGGGCGAGCAAGCGAGAGTAGAGGCTGGCGCGGTGATCTACGGCGGCGCTTGGCTCGGCCGCGAGGTTCGGGTTGGGGCGGGCTGCGTGATCGGACGCCCCGGGTTCGGGTTCGTGCCAGGCCCCTCGGGCGAGTTGGTGCGCATGCCTCAGCTCGGCGGGGTGGTGCTCGAAGCGGACGTGGAACTCGGGCCGCTCTGCACCGTGGACGCGGGAACCCTCGCAGCCACGCGCATCGGTCGGGGCAGCAAGCTCGACGCGCACGTGCACGTCGGGCACAACGTGCGACTGGGAGAGCATTGTCTCGTGGCGGCGCAAGTCGGCTTCGCGGGTTCGGTGGAGCTGGGCAACGGCGTGCAGGTGGGGGGGCAAGCGGGATTCAAGGACCACGTTCGTGTCGGCGATGGCGCGCGCATCGCTGCTCAAAGCGGCGTCATTGGGGATATCCCTCCAGGGGCGGTCGTGGCAGGGTTCCCCGCCGTCGACAAGACGCGCTTCATGCGCGCCATGGCGCGTGTGTTGCGCCACGTGAGGAGCCAATGA
- a CDS encoding OmpH family outer membrane protein yields the protein MNLRFFRHGAALLAAASLTLFASAAVAQSKIAVVDTQRAIMETEDGLRAQATLKKLFDKRQRELDKKQTELQQEREDIEKQREVLSKVALQKRVEKWQREMMQLQTVFVEYNKELQKKQNELTQPIFTRAMGLIRRMATTEGFDVVMDKQAVPYVRSDLDLTDRVITAYNQGGGTSDKAADPKKGKAPAAPKAAGK from the coding sequence ATGAACCTGCGCTTTTTCAGGCACGGCGCTGCGCTTCTCGCAGCGGCCTCCCTAACCCTCTTCGCTTCGGCTGCGGTGGCACAGAGCAAGATTGCCGTCGTGGATACGCAGCGGGCGATCATGGAGACCGAGGACGGCCTGCGCGCCCAGGCGACGCTGAAGAAGCTCTTCGACAAGCGCCAGCGTGAGCTCGACAAGAAGCAGACCGAGCTGCAGCAAGAGCGCGAGGACATCGAGAAGCAGCGCGAAGTGCTGAGCAAAGTCGCGTTGCAGAAGCGCGTGGAGAAGTGGCAGCGCGAGATGATGCAGCTGCAGACGGTGTTCGTGGAGTACAACAAAGAGCTGCAGAAGAAGCAGAACGAGTTGACCCAGCCCATCTTCACCCGTGCCATGGGACTGATTCGCCGCATGGCCACGACCGAGGGCTTCGACGTGGTGATGGACAAGCAAGCCGTGCCCTACGTGCGCAGCGATCTGGACCTCACGGATCGCGTCATCACCGCCTACAACCAGGGCGGTGGCACGAGCGACAAGGCTGCCGACCCCAAGAAGGGCAAAGCGCCGGCAGCGCCCAAAGCTGCGGGCAAGTAG